From the Kiritimatiellia bacterium genome, the window AGCCGGCGCGTCGGCACGCATACAAAAGAACCGGCATTCCGATACAGTGCACATACGCCTCCGCCGAAATCCGGTCCCACAATCTCCACGCCCGCGGGCGCGAGCAAATCCCGCATCCGAACCGCGGCCCCGACCGTCGGCGCCCGCAGGTCGGGCACGAGAATGGTCACATCGGGAGCGGGATCGTTCACCCTTTTACACTGGCCGATAGGCTCGCCGCCAATTCCCGGCCGCTCGAGTAAGCCTGATCCGACCACAGATATTTCCAACGCCCAAAAAGACCGGCGGGATAAACGCCCCGCGACTCGTACCACTGTATGATACGGCGCGCTCGTTCTTCCCGATCCTGCATTGGAATCGGATACGCGTGTCGGACGTGCACATGCGCCGCCGCTCGCACCATCCGTTCCGGGTCGAATTTCAACACGCGCGCGAGATCCCGCACAGTCTTCGCAACACGCGCAGGAATATCGAACGATTCGTCGTCCCGCACGAACTGCTCGGTTTGCAACACTGTAGTCCCTGTTGGCACACTATTGGGCGCAACATTACTCGTGACCTTTACGCGGGCAACATCGATATCCGCATCATAAATGTAGAACCAGTCGTATGGTGTCAGATCGGACTTCTCGATCACCAGATTCACGCAGAGCAACTGCGTGCACCGCAATCCTACTGCAGCCTCACGCACTTCAGGCGGCGCGTCGACCGTGATCGCGACGAGTTCTTTCAGCGGGATGGTGCTGACCAAGCTCTCATACCGCGTTTCCGAGCCGTCCGCAAAACCAATCGTGCGCGTTTTACAATCGAGGCACACAGCGCGACGGTTCAGACGGATATCAAGTCCCTCATAAAGCCCCTTGAAGAACGCAAAGAATCCACCGCGTTCAGGATAATGAAAGAGCGAAAATACCGCCTGCTTTTCGTCCAGCGGCGCGATGGCGCCGTGAATGATCCGGGAGAGCTGCGACGGCAGTAGTCGGCCCGCCAACCAGTCCGTCCCCATCTCCGCCATCGGCACACGCCAGTATTTGTCGGTATATTCGCGATAAAATTGGTCGGTCAGATAATCTCCGTATTGGAAACGGCACCATTCTTCATAATTGGCAGCGGTCTTCCCCTGATGCGCGACCTGCGCCTTCACCAAATCATCTAGCGCCCGAATGCGGAGATCAGCCGGCAAGTCACGCAGGTGGTTTTGCACCGGATAAGTCAGCCAGTGTCCGTGCCACCAGCACCCGACGCGGCTCTGCTCAATTCGCCGCACCGCCCCGGCCTGCGCGTATAGCAGTTTCAGCCACGCCTCATCCTTCGCGTGACAAATGTGCGCGCCCTCGTCAAAGAAAACACCGTGTTGCTCGTGCGAATACGCATGCCCGCCGACGTGATCCGAAGCCTCGAA encodes:
- a CDS encoding FAD-dependent oxidoreductase, translated to MGAGLTALGVARHLSDAVIFEASDHVGGHAYSHEQHGVFFDEGAHICHAKDEAWLKLLYAQAGAVRRIEQSRVGCWWHGHWLTYPVQNHLRDLPADLRIRALDDLVKAQVAHQGKTAANYEEWCRFQYGDYLTDQFYREYTDKYWRVPMAEMGTDWLAGRLLPSQLSRIIHGAIAPLDEKQAVFSLFHYPERGGFFAFFKGLYEGLDIRLNRRAVCLDCKTRTIGFADGSETRYESLVSTIPLKELVAITVDAPPEVREAAVGLRCTQLLCVNLVIEKSDLTPYDWFYIYDADIDVARVKVTSNVAPNSVPTGTTVLQTEQFVRDDESFDIPARVAKTVRDLARVLKFDPERMVRAAAHVHVRHAYPIPMQDREERARRIIQWYESRGVYPAGLFGRWKYLWSDQAYSSGRELAASLSASVKG